Genomic window (Rosa chinensis cultivar Old Blush chromosome 6, RchiOBHm-V2, whole genome shotgun sequence):
GACTCGGTCTCAAACCAAGTCTCAAATTTGTGACTTTTCCAGAACCAGGACCATGAACAGTAGCTTGAGGCCacacattttcaattaaatcaATTAACATGTTTTTGATATAATATTGATAAACattatactcatattatattttaatcaAAACTAGTGAAAATGACACCCCCATATAGTACTTtatggttggagatgagaatttgGTATTATATGAATAGTGTAAGAAGGAGGTGCTAAAATGAAGATAGCACCCCCAATTCCCCAAATGAGATtttatggttggagttgccctaaaaAAAGATTGTGCTAATGGTACCCCCAAATGAGACTTTATCATATGGCACATGTCTTCCATtttatagaaatttttttttttttgatgtttTAGTTTAAAGTGACTTCTTTTTCCCATTGTCTATAAACTTTTGGAAATGTGTGGTATTAGTTACCTATATGCCATATATAATCTAGGTCTTACTGGCTGACATCTAAGCTACATCACAAGATAGGCTCCTTTATCTTGCTAGTGGATTACGACTTTGAATTACTCCCTCTTCTTACTCTCACCATTTCAAATGATCTGTATCTCTTCCACTATGCTCTGCGCGCGTGTTTAAGGTCAGGGAACAACTCAGGTTGTTGATTTATTTCTAATCTTCGCTTGGTCGTATTCAGTACTATCTTCCTAAATTCATTGTCATGAATGCCAAATATGGTGAACTTTACTTTGTGCTAGTGTCATATTTTTGCATTTCAAGTCTACATGTGATTTCCTCTCTGAATATCATTGTTATGTTCTCCTTGCAGTTCTTTTTTACAAGCCCCTTGGCATGTGACCTTTCTGGTCTACCTGTAATCTACAATGAGGAGGAAGAATTGAAACTAGCTAATGAGCAGAGAAAGTAAGTTGATACTTTTCCTTACTTAGGTAATCAACATATCTAACACTATGACATGCATCCTCTTAAGTGGTTCATTCTCGCTAACTCGGCTGCAATATCAACTCCAACTTTCCTTCTAATTGCTTTTGTAataatggaaattattctatgcaccgacggtgtaagtaacccaacccttataaaataatctcaacccttgatatttattatcaactttatttttaataaacaaaaagtgtatttaatgcaatcgtTAGATtgatttatgttggtgcaagtgcatggcggtgctctgaataatctctcgttATGCAAGACTATGGAGTCCATGATTTGGGATTTATTTAACAATTATGGATTCTGTTTGCTATAAATGTGGAGAGCAACAgccagacacacacacacaccctttttaattttattttatattttttttctgtacATTCAAAGTAGTAATATCTGTCTCAAATCAGCGTCCTTATTGAAGGAAATTATGCTCCAAACATTTGTTGAAGTGGCTTCTTTGTCAAAGGAAAGTTTTAGATGATAACTATTATATATCTTTGCATATGCCTCAATAGCATATGAATTAACCAATAGGGACCAAAGTGGTTCAACCTATGTAAGAAAGGGTTAACTTGATGTTACTAAATAAATTGATGAGGCACTGGAATCATGTAGTACCTTGTAAAGTACTTATCAGTTTCTTTAGGAATATATGGTAAATTTGTATACTCCTTAATTATAAAATGACTACCTAATGGGATGGTTTAGTGTCTAATTTAATGTTTAAGCTATCTggttatttttcttatttaaacAGGTTCAGGAACTCTAGAGTAAAACAACGGTCTAGAAAACAACGTGAGAACCGCAGACAAGATGTTGCATCTTCCAAACAGGTAAATTTTAAGTCTTTGGTTTAAGCCTTTAAAGCCCTCCCCACCCCTTCTGTGTTCTACCCTCATGTTATATCTTCTGTAAGGCGCATCTACAATCTTTATTGTTAACTGAGAGTAGTCATAAACTTAAATGTAAGAGGAGGGAAAGAGAATAGACGGTGATGCGTTGGGGGTGGGGAGGGTTCTGTAGCACTCTCTCCACCCTATGATACTATAAGGTGTACCTTATTTTGGAAGGAAACATAGAGATGATTTTTATTAACACTGAAAAATCAAAACTAGGTATTTACTTGGTTCTGCAGTATCTCTTtggattttgtttcttttcaaacaaaatgtctttggtttagttatttttttgttacaatatttttgggtgacGAATATAATGTTATATGTACTTGTGGTGCAGGAGCTGGAGAAAACTGCTGAGCCAAATGTTGAAAATGAAGAGCCCGGTAGTGCTTCTAGTAGTACATCCTCTAGTGTAAACCAAACTAGCCGGAAAGAAAGCCCAATCTTCTCGCTTTCCCCAGTTAAATCTTCCAACCAGAAAGTGTCCCCTAAGAATGTCAAGAACCTACCTCCATTACCCAACTCTAAAGCACGCATCGCCAATTATAAGGACGACAGTGACATGTACAGGTCGAATTTGATTAACCGGTCTCTATCCACCAGAGAATTTAGAAAACCAACTCAAAGGGAGATATAGAACTATATGCCGTTGATGATTAAGCCACACAAGATGACCATGCAGACATGCATATCCCCTGTCGTTTCCATTTGCTTTTCCTTGAGGTTCTTGTTCTATTCTTTTTTCCTCTACTGAGTATTGACCAATATGGACAATCATAAATTTGGTATCATGTATAATGCCATGGTTTGTAACTACTTGTCTAAATACAATATGTTGTTGGTTTTAGTGAGGCAGATaaggaaggaaaagaaaaacaaggccaagtttccatttcttgttCAAGGAGCTTGATTGAGTTTATAGAAATGTAGGGGGTTTGATTTATTTATCATTATTGCAATGATCCTGAGTCAGTTAATTCTTATTCAGTTCTGAGAAATTTTTCGCTGAAAAGCCTCTCACTAATTCTCCTAAATGAAATGAAGTGTTTCCTGTTGACATCTTTGGACATGGAAACCCTAGCTTCAGAATCCAGGAACTCATTTTATGCTTgagcaaaacaacaaaacatGGATGCAGCAAGCAATTGGCTTCTTATGGCTTACAGGCTAACCCAAGTATGAGGCCTAAATAGGAAACAAGCATCAGAGATTTGTATCCACATGTGAGCACGACACCATTTAAACAGACAGAACATAAACTTGGTTAAAAAGTATATGCTAATGCTGCCATAACGCACATAGTCCGTTACTTGGTTGCAAGTGTTAGAAATGTGGGGACTGTGTCTGTTGACTCTGTTCCGCTTACAGAAGGCCTAGCCTTGAAAAGAAACTCTGATAAAAGCCAAGGAGAAATGTCTCGAGCATGTTTTGGAGGAAGGTGATTCAAAGCTCACCATAGGTTGTGTTAATAGCATTTGCAACATCACATGATATTCGTGATATTCTCCACCtaagaattttttatttcttttacttatGTCGTTAGTGAAGCAAATTTCACGGCATATGTTTTGGCGAATATAGACTATTCGGTAGCTAGATCTAGATGTTTGAATAGTGGTAATTTCACAGTAGATATTTTGGCGAATCTAGACTATTCGGTAGCTAGATCTAGATGTTTGAATAGTGGTAATTTCACAGTAGATATTTTGGCGAATCTAGACTATTCGGTAGCTAAGTCTAGATGTTGGGATAGTGATCTTCCTTTATATGTATTGTTAGCTTCTAGTTTTGACCAATTTGGTGGTGGCTCCCCTCATGGCTTTAGGCCTTCTCCAACCCAATTGTTTAAAGTGCCAAAGGGCCAAAAAAGAGCCCTTTCTTTCTCCAACCCATGAGGCTAAGGGGTAAAGTGCTATTTTTTAGGGTCAAAGGTAAGGTTAAAGAGGCATTTTTAGCCCTTGGAGGAGCCCTTTggtttgtatataatttttttagccGTTggtttgtgtatatatatataactaatccaaaatgttaaaatatattttagggttaTAATTTAGCTTTGACGGGTTAGAGACGGTTAATGTCAGATAAATGAATAATACAAAATTTATGGCTAAAATTTAGCTCCAGGGCTATTTTTAGCcttttgggttggagatggccttagcttctaatatatttttttcttatatatatatatatatatatatatatatatatatatatatattggatacTTCAAAGCTTTAGATTTCTCTTCGGTTTTGTAGTTAAGATGTTGTCTTAAGGCATCTCCAACTGACTAGCTATTTCAACAAAAAGTTATAAATTTGGCTAATTTGAGATAGTTTAGCACTCCAGCAGAATAGCTATATGAAAGTCAAATTTGGCTTTTGCTAAAatctctagctaaatttagctagggaggagagagaaaataataaaaagctaaacactccacgttcaatttttttagtttagctaacactactggaggaaaagctagaaatttactacctaaatttaacttttagatgatttagctaaaaaaatagtttttactgttagagatgctcttacacctctcaaaaaaaaaatgttggcttACTCACAAATCTAAAACAAggagggtggtggtggtgtcaaGTCCTTAGCTTATCTTTCAATTCAAATTGATGTATATAGGCATACATAAAGTTAAAAGTACAACAACATAAACAATTaaatctttcaaaaaaaaaaaaacacataaataATTGAAGGCGTATGAATCAAAgaggaaaaatgaaattaatcctaaataaaataaacagcAAAATTTTCACATGAAATGACGTGTGGCACACAATTGACAGGTagctttttctttctcaaatcCCCAATTTCACTAGTTCTTCTTGGTCCTTAAAATCTCAGATTGCGGAATTAGGTCACTGTGTGATTGACCGAACCTAGATGCGTCAATCTAGATAGAAGGACGTACCTGAATTGAACTGCTTGGAATTACACGGGTTGTCCTCTTGTTTTGAACTTCTACTTTCTTTGTGCATATAAAAAGGGAAAAACTTTATCCTCTTCATGATGTCTTTTCCGCTACTGGAAGGTGACTTATTAGGTGCATAATGTATCCAAAGCCCCCTTGGTGTTTTTATTTAAAGGTCATTAGGCCCCTCGACCTATATTTTTCTCATTCAATGGTCGCGCAAATAAGAAGCAAAGAAACGGACATTAAAATAAGAGTAATGAGATACAAACTTTTCATTTTTAAATTCACatttttaattttgagttttttaattttgaatatttatataaatatcAAACAAAAGATGGGAAAATGAGTATGGATAGATCGCAAGACAGAGAGGGTGAAATCGATTCTCCTAAAATATTTGTGTTAAAATGacaaattatattatatatgaaTAGGTTAAGAGCGTGAAGACAAATTAAGACTTTATGCATCTAATTGCAGAGGAAATTAGTATAAACTCCATAATTGTCGACATCTTGCATCCTCGATCAGCTCTTCTGTGGAATCTTTCGACTCGGTTACCAAACGTACATAACCATGACACAGAAAGTGTATACAATCAACAGGCCAGGGACCATAGCTAGGGATCCAGAAGTGAGTACAACAAAGGTTTCGAGATCAAAATCATGGGATACAACTCTCATAACTAAACTACATATATATCTGATTTACGACATATTTCATACATCGTAACGAACATCGGTGAACCTGTTCTTGATCCACTTGAAGCTGTTTTTAAGACTCGTCTTGAGCTTACCTTCCGTGGTAAACACGTTGTAAGAAGCAactctcttcttcctccggAGCTCCGGATCGCCGGACGTTGCAAACCCGCTTCCCTTCTGGGTTGGCCCGTTGAAGTTGTACGAGTTGGACCGCTCCCGGAACCCGAACTCGCCGGAGTAAGCCGAGCTGTATTCAGGGAATGACTTGCTCTTCTCCATAGATGATCACCAAGCTTCTCTCTTTGCCGGTATAGGAAACCCCTCCCTCAAAGCCTCATGGTATTTATACAAGTAGAGAAGAAAAATGAGGGGTGGTGATGGAATGATTGAGTGTGGTTGCAGCTAGGCCATGTGCGATGTTGGAAGGGTGCATGCTTTATCATGAGGGTCACCACGGCTGTTGGATATGCCATTGATCCAAATTGATGGTTCACATGGTTGGATGGGGACATAATACAACTAGTTGAGTCATGGGTGGAAGAATCTGGGACCCTTAATTTAGTTTGTCTATGACTATCATAGCTAGAATGATATGAAGATACTATTGCAAATTTGCGCAGGTCCAATGTCTATGGCTAGGGATGGTGCAAAGAGGCCATGCATGCTTTCTATAGTTGTATGGCTGTCTAGTCAAATTGATGGTGGGATATGCAAACTCAGCAATGCAACCGAACTTTAATTGAAGTGGTGGAGTCACTTCTGCTTTATGTTAATTGATGTTGGTGCTTTGTACTCTGTGGGGCTTTGTGTATTATGATTTGCGTGGCATGCTTATCTTGGGTAATTATGCTAATGTTTATAcgagaaattcttaggtggggTTTCCCCACCGCATGGTTTTAAGGTCAtccaattagaaaaaaaaaaaatttcttcttttctaacACTGTCCCTGCTCCCTAAATATACAACACTCAAAAAACGCCTCTACTAGACAATAATTGGTCTGCCGCACCACGTAGCGGTGCGGGTGCCCCACGCAAGTCTTTCTCTATTTCTACTTTGATTATTTCACCAGTACTGTACTAGTGCATGATTTGCCAATTTATTGGTCTTAGTtttatgttttccttttgttattatttttttttagagtaagAATCCTTTATTGAAATTAACCAAATTTACATAATATGGGAATGACTGGTGGTGTACATgaactccccactctcctccaaAACCGAActagttacgggtccgtcatcaAGAATGACATTCATGAGCCAAAagagcccaacccctaaccacctatTTCACCCAACCTCACAGGCTACAAATAACCCCGAGAAACTCGATAACACCCTATGGACAACCGCCAAAGAAACCAgcgccctcttccacaccgcGTCCCAATGaaaccagaccacgtgcaaggatcgctTGTTAGCACCTTGACCATAAGATAAAATCGAAATTAAACCAACTCGGCCCCAAGAAAgacaccacatccatggcacctCAATTTGACCTAACCCTAGCTCAAACGAGTAGGGACCAACTATTGACCAAAGTAACCTAACCAACAACCTAAATAAAAACAAGACtctaaccaaaagaaaatagtCGCCGCCACAGTACTCCTCACCCTTGTCATCAGGTGACCCACCAGCAGACCACCACCACAGCCCCATGTCTTCGAGCTCCCCAAGTCGAAGGTGCCTGAACCATACAACAAACCACACCAAATCAATCACCAAGATCTCGATGAAAGACTCACCGTGCCTTGCCGCCGCCATGCCCAACAACTTGAAAGCCCAGATCCACCGCAGCTGCCACCTCCGTCTAGCGACCCACCGTAGATTAGAAGCCAGCGCCATACGATCCATGGTATACCGCCGCCATGATCTGGCCTCTGACCACTTTCTCTACACCGGCCACCACCCATCCATCCTCCACACCGATAACGCCACCTGAGAGAAACGAAGAAGGATACCCAGCCTTGACCAGCAGATCGAAGAACAGATCAGGACCCCTGAGATCACAAGACCCCATTCGGCAACACCCTCCACTCGTCGATGAAGCAGGGAGCCCCGGCCGACACGGGGGCGCCGCCGAACAGGTTGACAACTTTCGCTAACTCTCTCCAACCCTAGTTCTGTCCTATTTTATCGGTGCTCCTCCCCTTTGACTTAGTCTTAAGTCTTAACTCTCGTTTTGCCTTTTGTTATGAGAAAACATGTtcaccaaaaaaacaaaaacaaaagatcaaATACAAAAAGTAAGAATAGAAAAAGGGAGTGCTCTTTGGCTCATGCCTACGGCTACGAGTTAACACATAATTCAGACTGGATTCAGTTCTTCTAAAGTGAGATTGTGTAAGGTATATAAATTACATAACTCTCAATTCGCTTGATGATTCAATGGTTAATTTAAATTAATACATTCTGATGCTATTATTCTAAATTATCGCTAACTCTAAGTCTGTAAATGAGATTTCTCACGTCTTATTCACTATTATTCAACTGTTGTTTTCCCTTCGGTCTATCTGTTCTTCAAAGAAAACTTTCATGATTATGAGAATGTCTAAATCAAATCAAGCAATATTGCTTTATACTCTTCTCTAGGTTAAAGTGGGTggtgactttttatgggtttgAGTATTAATACTCTTAATCACCAGTGGTTAAACTAAAATATGGAACTGAAAAGGCCAAAACAATCGGGGATGATCAAGTAAACCAATGATTAATCAAAGAAAAGTAGTGGGAAACTCCTTGATGAGCCACTTATTCAGTAAGTTAATTAGTTTTAAGTTAAAAAACGATGACTTATTTTGAATGTAATCTGGATGAAAGTTTTTGTTAATTGTGGTCCAATGATTAGGCATCCATATCAACTTACTTTCCTATATTAGCATAATGAGTCAACTTCTACTTTTTCACATACCGAATTTACTCATAACAATATTAATAATTTATGAGTCAATTAATTGAGAGTTAATGTTGTTTTACAATTAATTTGGCATAAAAATCATACTAATAGGAGCACAAAATGCGACGATATTATTGagtatgtgccccattttagccttgtttctctcttaatTAGTTTCGTgctttgagtcattaagtcattttgagagtcttgttgagtgtttggcgtgaaatagatggaaaaagaaaaattcatgaaaaatcctggctggatcaggattcctcactgtcgatgTTTTTGCAGTTTTTACATCTTAATTCtcattattttctctaaaacattctgatattctcctccttattgtaggaaaccttgtctggtggaactcttggtaacagcaatgatggaatcagaaaataaagcatttaagacgtttgaccaagcaatgaagaagggaaataaaggagaaagacgtttttcagttggggaataaaggagaaagatgtttcaactggaaaataaataagagaaagacattTAAGCTTGTTAAAagaccccattatgagaggaattaaggCCATATAGGAGATGTTTCAAttaagaaattaaagaaattatgatgcaatcccatccgtccaaatgatgaagggtatgatcgataAAAGCCAACCAAtactcccctataaataggcaacatccagaCCAGAATtatcatcacttcctggcctatcacttccttgcctatcacttcctggccaaaaattATTctaagactctgcccaattcactcctcaaacttccatcacctacaagaccgtgaccaccatccttctatcaatctacaaagctcttaggagcaaagtcaaggacgctccaccaccatagcagagacgagttcatcaacttgttgccaagccgctaaagaaaacgcttcaaagtgtaactatgactctacttacaatttttgtttcggttttgtgtgtttggatttgcgagttgtgtaattggagacatgaaattttcagaatattttgattaatatttttgagatcttcagtttattattgagttaattttgagaattcttttatgatgcatgttacaatcttgtgcccttttacgtgtttaggtaattttcagagttaggttaataagtttgcatgctagaataacggtgagaattcttgtgtgtttgcttaattttccaagagtaattgttatttgttaagggctaagttaaacaagtagcaattagttctaaaaaatGGTAAAAaccatgttcaatggttaaacgattctgaaaattacatgttaaattctatgtgtaatgattaatttgcacgtgtgagttgattcgagagtTAGatatactactagttaagagaattacgctaagtgtttttaaaaattagtaatattgggcttggtaaggacttttccaatccaaacctacattagaacgaattaaataaatggattgatccgctaaggcttttcatttgggctcttatctaggcatttaagatgggcacgtttttatagcatgttgaaatggattttctgtttttacaattagtaatttccgagtggtattggtctaggttagggaagtcgatcattgtatatagtttatttgtttcatttttattttaagtagattaggaaccaaattttaAAACccctatttttattcttttatttgttaattgacctttttgtgtaggtgtaccttACAATCCttacttatcctatactgagAATTACATTTTGCAgcgttaaattgtgaggctatttcagccatATCACATACCAATTATAACATGTCATCTGCACAACAAAACCCTTAATTGATACATAGTCATTAAAAAATAAGGAAATTATTGGTCCCCCCTGAACTATTAGagcgtcgacagttcagtcctgTTATcttaattttaacaaataactcCTCAAACATTCA
Coding sequences:
- the LOC112173187 gene encoding uncharacterized protein LOC112173187; amino-acid sequence: MEKSKSFPEYSSAYSGEFGFRERSNSYNFNGPTQKGSGFATSGDPELRRKKRVASYNVFTTEGKLKTSLKNSFKWIKNRFTDVRYDV